Proteins encoded within one genomic window of Brassica rapa cultivar Chiifu-401-42 chromosome A09, CAAS_Brap_v3.01, whole genome shotgun sequence:
- the LOC103837825 gene encoding la-related protein 1C isoform X1, which translates to MSIYITKTLKTKEGGEEGDSRFHLLRNLLIPSVYSTSPTNIMEKEKSDNSEMFQGNAEKKPAWNRLSNGDSGIKPVMVASSSWPLLSEAAKAASCSSSYSLKSLCCDGSSSSVSSFSKQRSILAELEPMKQTLTDAISNINQRAVAQASGCPSPYTSPSSYNQRNMFASQSHVRAQNQHQRNSNNNQNVSYHPHQSHRGGHNQEHVNLPRNFNGLGGFVRPSPPLLVPPIYAQHMPPQPFYYPLDFTGFPPQMMYHPHRMPFMEPPPVLFPRQNPNRRMRSMEPPPVLVPSQKPSLKTKTFNQVQKAPLKTKIANQVQKVPLKTKILNQVQFYLSEDNLPNDVYLRMRMNDEGFVHIEFIAGFNKLKALTSNIQLILDSLQGSDMVEVKGYEIRNRHVWRKYVMPQDWRVTFYPSPEYAMANNH; encoded by the exons ATGtccatatatataacaaaaacattaaaaactaaagaaggaggagaagaaggagaCTCTCGTTTCCATCTTCTGAGAAATTTGTTG ATTCCGTCTGTATACTCTACTTCACCTACAAATATCATGGAGAAGGAGAAATCAGACAACTCTGAGATGTTCCAGGGTAATGCAGAAAAGAAACCTGCTTGGAACAGGCTCTCTAATGGAGATTCTGGGATCAAGCCAGTCATGGTAGCTTCGTCATCGTGGCCATTGCTTTCAGAGGCGGCGAAAGCAGCTTCTTGTTCATCCTCTTATTCGTTAAAAAGTCTTTGCTGCGATGGATCTTCATCATCGGTCTCTTCGTTCTCCAAG CAACGTAGTATACTTGCCGAACTGGAACCAATGAAACAAACATTAACTGATGCGATTAGCAACATTAACCAACGAGCGGTTGCTCAAGCTTCAGGTTGTCCTTCACCATACACTTCTCCTAGCAGTTATAACCAAAGGAACATGTTTGCATCACAGTCCCATGTCCGTGCCCAAAACCAACATCAACGGAATTCAAACAACAACCAAAATGTTAGCTATCATCCTCATCAAAGTCATCGAGGTGGACACAATCAGGAACATGTGAATCTTCCAAGAAACTTTAATGGTCTAGGCGGATTTGTAAGACCATCACCACCACTACTTGTGCCACCAATCTATGCTCAACATATGCCACCTCAACCATTTTATTATCCTCTAGATTTTACTG GCTTTCCACCACAGATGATGTATCATCCTCATCGCATGCCCTTCATGGAGCCTCCTCCTGTCTTGTTTCCACGTCAAAATCCAAACCGCCGCATGCGCTCCATGGAGCCTCCTCCTGTCTTGGTCCCATCTCAAAAACCTTCCTTAAAAACCAAGACATTCAATCAAGTTCAAAAAGCTCCCCTTAAAACCAAGATAGCGAATCAAGTTCAAAAAGTTCCCCTTAAAACCAAGATACTAAATCAAGTTCAATTTTATTTGAG CGAGGATAATTTACCAAACGACGTATATCTTCGCATGCGCATGAATGATGAAGGCTTTGTTCATATAGAGTTCATTGCTGGATTCAATAAG CTTAAAGCACTGACAAGTAATATCCAGCTTATATTGGATTCTCTACAAGGTTCTg ATATGGTTGAAGTCAAG GGCTATGAAATAAGAAACCGGCATGTCTGGAGAAAATACGTTATGCCTCAAGACTGGCGGGTTACTTTTTATCCGAGCCCAGAATATGCAATGGCTAACAACCATTAA
- the LOC103837826 gene encoding receptor-like protein 6 codes for MIGSNYSSSFSFFLRAIVLLLFSISNFVSTFASLTPDLCHPDQRDILLELKTEFKIQKPDGYSITSYPKTESWGNSSTDCCNWDGVTCHTESGKVIGLDLSCSCLHGQFQPNSSLFRLKHLTSLNLAYNNFTLSPIPDKFYNLMLLKTLNLSRSSLKGQIPREILQLTNLVSLDLSSYVSIYSPSPSLLLSIKNPPFFLRLLARNLRNLTALDMSYVNISSEIPHEFSYMLSLRSLHLERCSLVGEFPSGVFMIPSLQSIILDYNPVLRGSLPVFHRNNSLQVLRLWETSFSGIIPDSIGNLKHLVDLTLAYSNFSGRIPSSLGELSNLSSLSLSSNHFTGEVPSSIGNLKQLISFDVSSNQLTGNFPSALLNLTKLSVIFLDSNQFTGSLPPNIGQLSKLESLSVSGNSFTGAVPSYLLQISSLTELELDDYQLSDLVGFENVSLFSNLQDLSFISNNFRVSSPVDLNVFSSLKQLVVLYLSGIPLSTANITSDSDFSSKFQSLSFSGCNITEFPEFIRDQRNLKYLYLSNNNIKGQVPDWLWRLQELQDLDLSHNSLSGFDGSLKAVPGSHIQMLDLRSNAFQGRLFIPSTSIAYLFASSNNFTGEIPRSLCGGQSSPTIIDLSNNNFHGSIPRCLGSHMSSLADLNLRNNSLSGSLPDMFMHAYELESIDVSHNRLEGELPASLTSCSALEVLNVESNEINDTFPFQLSSLQKLHVLVLRSNKFHGKLYQSDGAWFGFPQLKIIDVSNNDFLGTLPSDYFLNWTAISSNEDKDRQPHYIGNSSLNYRYYSSVVLMNKGVLMVMERILTVYTAIDFSGNRIHGQVPESIGLLKELHVLNLSSNAFTGYIPSSLANITALESLDLSQNMLSGEIPPKLGDLSSLEWINVSHNQLVGSIPQGTQFQRQNCSSYEGNPGLFGPSLKDICREKTSPESEPPVSSEEEEEEESFSWVAAGLGFAPGLVFGFTIGYIKKNLGRNKN; via the coding sequence ATGATAGGCTCAAACTATTCATCATCATTCAGCTTCTTTCTTCGTGCcattgttcttcttctcttttccaTTTCAAACTTTGTCAGCACTTTTGCTTCTCTTACACCTGACCTGTGTCATCCGGATCAGAGAGATATTCTTCTCGAGCTCAAGACGGAGTTCAAGATTCAGAAGCCTGATGGTTACTCGATCACTTCTTACCCGAAGACGGAATCATGGGGGAACAGCAGCACGGACTGTTGTAACTGGGATGGTGTAACGTGCCATACTGAGTCGGGGAAGGTGATTGGTCTAGACCTTAGTTGCAGCTGTCTTCATGGTCAGTTCCAACCCAATTCTAGTCTTTTTAGACTGAAACATCTCACAAGTCTGAACCTTGCATACAACAACTTCACTCTTTCTCCGATCCCAGATAAGTTCTACAATCTCATGTTGTTAAAAACACTAAATCTCTCTCGGTCTTCATTGAAAGGTCAAATCCCAAGAGAAATTCTCCAGCTCACCAATTTGGTGTCTCTCGATCTATCTTCTTATGTTTCTATTTATTCCCCTTCTCCAAGTTTGTTGTTGTCCATTAAAAACCCACCTTTTTTTCTCCGTCTACTTGCTCGAAACCTGAGGAACCTTACAGCCTTGGATATGAGCTACGTAAACATATCTTCAGAAATCCCACACGAGTTTTCATACATGCTCTCTCTAAGATCTCTACATCTTGAGCGATGCTCTCTGGTTGGAGAGTTTCCAAGCGGTGTTTTCATGATACCAAGCTTACAGTCCATTATATTGGATTACAATCCAGTCCTGAGAGGCAGCCTTCCTGTTTTTCATAGAAACAACTCTCTGCAAGTCTTACGCCTTTGGGAAACATCGTTTTCAGGTATCATACCTGATTCCATCGGCAACCTTAAACATTTAGTTGATTTGACCCTCGCATATTCCAATTTCTCTGGGAGGATTCCATCTTCACTTGGTGAACTTTCTAATCTCTCAAGTCTCAGTCTTTCTTCAAATCATTTCACTGGTGAAGTCCCATCTTCAATTGGCAATCTAAAACAGTTGATCAGCTTTGACGTTTCCAGTAATCAGCTCACCGGGAACTTTCCATCTGCACTACTCAATTTGACCAAACTAAGTGTTATCTTTCTCGATTCCAACCAGTTCACAGGTTCCCTCCCACCTAACATTGGCCAACTCTCCAAACTGGAAAGCCTTTCTGTCTCTGGTAATTCATTTACAGGAGCAGTTCCTTCGTATCTGTTACAAATCTCTTCACTGACAGAACTCGAATTGGACGACTACCAACTCAGTGATCTCGTTGGATTCGAGAATGTCTCTCTGTTCTCTAATTTACAAGATCTTTCCTTTATATCTAACAATTTCAGAGTCAGTAGTCCAGTTGACTTAAATGTCTTCTCTTCTCTCAAACAGCTAGTAGTGCTATATCTTTCGGGCATCCCTCTTTCAACAGCAAACATCACTTCAGATTCTGATTTTTCATCAAAGTTCCAGTCTTTGTCCTTTTCAGGCTGCAACATCACTGAGTTTCCTGAGTTCATAAGAGACCAGAGAAATCTAAAGTATCTATACCTTTCCAACAACAACATCAAAGGCCAAGTACCAGACTGGTTATGGAGACTACAAGAGCTGCAAGATCTGGATCTTTCTCACAACTCCCTAAGCGGTTTTGATGGATCCTTGAAAGCTGTACCTGGAAGTCATATCCAGATGTTAGATCTAAGGTCAAATGCTTTCCAGGGGAGACTCTTTATCCCATCCACATCTATAGCGTACTTGTTTGCTTCGAGCAATAACTTCACTGGAGAGATACCTCGTTCGTTATGTGGTGGACAATCCTCTCCTACCATCATAGATCTATCCAACAACAACTTCCACGGGTCAATTCCTCGGTGTTTAGGGAGTCACATGAGTTCTCTTGCGGATTTAAATCTACGAAACAATAGCCTCAGTGGAAGTCTTCCCGACATGTTCATGCATGCCTACGAGTTAGAGTCGATTGACGTCAGCCACAACAGATTGGAGGGAGAACTACCTGCATCTCTAACCAGTTGTTCTGCTCTGGAAGTTCTAAATGTGGAGAGCAACGAAATCAATGACACTTTCCCGTTCCAGTTAAGTTCCTTGCAGAAGCTACACGTTCTTGTCCTCCGATCCAATAAATTTCATGGAAAGTTATATCAATCCGATGGGGCTTGGTTCGGGTTTCCTCAGTTGAAAATCATTGATGTATCAAATAATGACTTCCTCGGTACCTTACCATCTGACTACTTCCTGAATTGGACTGCAATATCCTCGAATGAAGATAAGGATAGACAACCGCACTACATCGGGAATTCTTCTCTTAACTACAGATACTACAGTTCTGTTGTGTTGATGAATAAAGGAGTATTAATGGTGATGGAACGTATCCTCACTGTCTACACAGCCATTGATTTTTCAGGAAACAGAATCCACGGACAAGTCCCTGAATCAATCGGTCTCTTGAAGGAACTCCACGTTCTCAATCTGTCAAGCAACGCTTTCACAGGATACATCCCATCATCTTTGGCAAACATTACAGCGCTGGAATCACTGGACCTATCCCAAAACATGCTTTCTGGTGAGATCCCTCCAAAGCTCGGCGATCTCTCTTCTCTTGAGTGGATAAATGTTTCACATAATCAGCTCGTGGGCTCAATACCACAAGGTACACAGTTCCAGCGGCAAAACTGCTCTTCCTACGAGGGCAACCCTGGACTCTTTGGTCCTTCCCTTAAGGATATTTGCAGGGAAAAAACATCACCAGAATCTGAACCACCAGTGTCatccgaagaagaagaagaggaggaaagTTTCAGTTGGGTAGCAGCAGGGTTAGGCTTTGCACCTGGACTTGTATTTGGATTTACTATCGGATACATCAAGAAGAATCTTGGCAGAAACAAGAACTGA
- the LOC103837824 gene encoding la-related protein 1C has protein sequence MHQEFFTHGTVVQPSGESSYGNPLPYTSPRGHKQGNEFASWAHVSTQNQHQQNSDENQHVTQQSQGGRQNQEHVKQKWNPQGKFNGQGGFPPPPRGGTPAFVRASPPSIYAQHIPVQHYFYPIAFTDLPPPMMYHPHRMPFIDPLAVLFPSQNPDRMPFIEPPPVLVPSQKAPLKTKILNQVQEAPLKIKILNQDKKAPLKTKILNQVQYYLR, from the exons ATGCACCAAGAATTCTTTACCCACGGCACGGTTGTTCAACCCTCAGGAGAAAGTTCATATGGTAATCCTTTACCATACACTTCTCCTAGGGGTCATAAGCAAGGAAACGAGTTTGCATCATGGGCCCATGTCAGTACCCAAAACCAACATCAACAGAATTCAGACGAGAACCAACATGTTACCCAGCAAAGTCAGGGAGGCAGACAGAATCAAGAACATGTGAAACAGAAGTGGAATCCTCAAGGAAAATTTAATGGGCAAGGAGGATTCCCACCTCCACCAAGAGGAGGTACACCAGCATTTGTAAGGGCATCACCACCATCAATCTATGCTCAGCATATTCCAGTTCAGCATTATTTTTATCCTATAGCATTTACTG ACTTGCCACCACCAATGATGTATCATCCACATCGTATGCCCTTCATCGACCCTCTTGCTGTATTGTTTCCATCTCAAAATCCGGACCGCATGCCCTTTATCGAGCCTCCTCCTGTCTTGGTCCCATCTCAGAAAGCTCCCCTCAAAACCAAAATACTGAATCAAGTTCAAGAAGCTCCCCTCAAAATCAAGATACTGAATCAAGATAAAAAAGCTCCCCTTAAAACCAAGATACTGAATCAAGTTCAATATTATTTgaggtaa